One genomic window of Aliiroseovarius sp. M344 includes the following:
- a CDS encoding efflux RND transporter permease subunit: MIGIVDWAADRARMVIAFVILSVLAGAIAYVSLPKEGEPDIEIPALFVSVPFPGISAADAEQLLLRPMETELADIDGLKTMSGTAAEGYAGVALEFEFGWDKTNVMADVRDAMNSAEGSFPTGFDSYSVNEINFSEFPIIIVNLTGNVPERTLVRLARELQDKLEALDAVLEASLAGYRDEMLEVEIDPLKLEAYNVTAGELIRVVQNNNQLIAAGDIKTATGSTAVKIPSSFDEVQDVYDLPVKVNDDSVVTLGDLATIRLTFEDREGTARFNGDTTVALQVVKRKGFNLIDTAAEVRDLVDQTRDEWPAELRQAVKIGTSNDQSYVVDSMVRQLEGSVITAIALVMIVVLGALGTRPALLVGFAIPTSFLLTFALFGALGVTISNIVMFGLILAVGMLVDGAIVVVEYADKKISQGVGPMAAYTAAAKRMFWPIVSSTATTLCAFLPMLFWPGIPGQFMGWLPKTLIYVLSASLLVALVYLPVVGGVSGRISRTIGFLSGALRGLPVWVRIMLVLPSAYVLFLSAFQLLNPGYLFGGKPPFEGAMAILPGAVMFLIGAFATSTTLGSLSWHREAKRVKGGYRRTWFGHLIHFISGNPIMPIVSIALVIGFVVSTFMLYGRNNLGVEFFADSEPEQAIVYVRARGNLSLQEKDEMVRQAEEIALSTKGIESVFAFAGAGGLNQNTGGAMGPRDSIGQLQIELVAWSDRPSIEKDAPLFGLIPFTTTEIDPEFDGDAVMAALEERLTTLPGIKTEVLNLNRGPASAKPVHLRIKGDDWDVLEQVTSAAIAQFNATPGLTAIEDTMPLPGIDWQLKVDVEEAGRYGTDVATVGGMVQLVTNGILLDTMRVDSSDEEIEIRVRLPKKDRVLSTLDGLKLRTTTGLVPLSNFVTRKPVPSLAQIDRVDQSRYFDVKAGVQDGLVRLTDSDGAEQFFNVDEADRIMATENGADLTRTPVTPGDRIASLTAWIESTDLPAGVTYEWTGDQEDQAESQAFLGQAFIGALGLMFIILLAQFNSLYNSVLVLLAVVLSTTGVLVGMMVMQQPFSIIMTGTGIVALAGIVVNNNIVLIDTYQDYSRYMPKIEAITRTAEARIRPVLLTTITTMAGLAPMMFGLSLDFFNGGYSIDAPTALWWKQLATAVVFGLGIATVLTLIFTPSMLALRVWLSAGAYRSANGLRALAQRSGQTARDVALEKAARKQPIHEVLWVTESDLDGAPDTGQSDMVGQDDATPVSEGEAEAEAKPSKGRGKPPLRAAE, encoded by the coding sequence ATGTCGGGCACGGCTGCCGAAGGCTATGCCGGGGTCGCACTGGAATTTGAGTTTGGCTGGGACAAGACCAACGTCATGGCGGATGTCCGTGACGCCATGAATTCGGCCGAAGGAAGCTTCCCGACAGGGTTCGACAGCTATTCTGTCAACGAGATCAACTTTTCGGAATTTCCGATCATCATTGTGAACCTAACCGGCAACGTCCCCGAACGCACATTGGTACGGCTGGCGCGCGAACTTCAAGACAAGCTGGAAGCACTTGATGCAGTTCTGGAAGCCTCGTTGGCCGGGTATCGCGATGAAATGCTCGAGGTCGAAATCGACCCGCTGAAGCTTGAAGCCTATAACGTGACCGCAGGCGAGCTGATCCGGGTGGTGCAGAACAACAACCAGTTGATTGCCGCAGGCGACATCAAAACCGCCACGGGGTCGACAGCTGTCAAGATCCCCTCGTCCTTCGACGAGGTGCAGGATGTGTATGACCTTCCGGTGAAGGTAAACGATGACAGCGTCGTGACGCTGGGCGATTTGGCGACAATCCGGCTGACCTTTGAAGATCGTGAAGGCACGGCCCGCTTCAACGGCGATACGACCGTGGCGTTGCAGGTGGTGAAGCGCAAAGGGTTCAACTTGATCGATACCGCCGCTGAGGTGCGCGATCTGGTCGATCAAACGCGCGACGAATGGCCTGCTGAACTTAGGCAGGCGGTGAAAATCGGCACGTCGAACGACCAAAGTTATGTTGTCGACAGCATGGTGCGCCAGCTTGAAGGTTCGGTCATTACGGCCATTGCGCTGGTGATGATTGTCGTGCTGGGCGCGCTTGGCACCCGGCCCGCATTGCTGGTGGGCTTTGCGATCCCGACATCCTTCCTTCTGACCTTCGCGCTGTTCGGCGCGCTTGGCGTCACGATTTCGAACATCGTAATGTTTGGTCTGATCCTTGCGGTCGGGATGCTGGTCGACGGGGCCATTGTGGTTGTGGAATACGCAGACAAGAAGATCAGCCAAGGTGTGGGTCCAATGGCGGCTTATACCGCCGCCGCGAAACGGATGTTCTGGCCCATTGTCAGCTCAACCGCCACGACGCTCTGCGCCTTCCTGCCCATGCTGTTCTGGCCGGGCATCCCGGGCCAGTTCATGGGGTGGCTGCCCAAAACGCTGATCTATGTGCTGTCAGCGTCGCTTCTGGTGGCGCTGGTTTATCTGCCGGTTGTCGGCGGTGTGTCGGGCCGGATCAGCCGCACCATCGGCTTTTTGTCAGGCGCGCTGCGCGGATTGCCCGTTTGGGTGCGGATCATGCTGGTCCTGCCTTCGGCTTATGTTCTTTTCCTTTCGGCGTTTCAGCTTCTCAACCCCGGCTACCTGTTCGGTGGAAAGCCACCCTTTGAAGGGGCCATGGCCATCCTACCCGGCGCAGTGATGTTCCTGATAGGGGCATTCGCGACGTCCACCACGCTTGGGTCGCTCAGCTGGCATCGGGAAGCAAAGAGGGTGAAAGGCGGCTATCGCCGGACATGGTTTGGTCACCTGATCCACTTTATTTCGGGCAATCCGATCATGCCAATTGTCTCCATCGCGCTGGTCATCGGCTTTGTGGTCTCGACCTTCATGCTGTATGGCCGAAACAATCTGGGGGTCGAGTTCTTTGCCGATAGCGAACCCGAACAGGCCATCGTCTATGTGCGCGCCCGTGGCAACCTGAGCCTTCAGGAAAAGGACGAAATGGTCCGGCAAGCCGAAGAGATTGCGCTGTCAACCAAGGGCATTGAAAGTGTGTTTGCGTTCGCCGGCGCGGGCGGGTTGAACCAGAACACCGGCGGGGCGATGGGGCCGCGCGACAGTATCGGGCAGTTGCAGATCGAGCTTGTGGCATGGTCAGATCGCCCCTCGATCGAGAAGGACGCCCCCCTATTTGGCCTGATCCCCTTCACGACGACCGAGATTGATCCTGAATTCGATGGGGATGCGGTCATGGCCGCACTAGAGGAACGCCTGACCACCCTGCCCGGCATCAAAACAGAGGTATTGAACCTGAACCGTGGCCCGGCGTCGGCTAAGCCGGTGCACCTGCGCATAAAAGGGGACGATTGGGATGTGCTGGAGCAGGTCACCAGCGCCGCCATCGCCCAGTTCAATGCAACCCCCGGGCTGACCGCCATTGAAGACACGATGCCGCTGCCCGGTATCGACTGGCAGCTCAAGGTCGATGTCGAGGAAGCTGGGCGGTATGGTACGGACGTCGCCACAGTGGGAGGCATGGTGCAACTTGTCACCAACGGCATCCTGCTCGATACGATGCGGGTCGACAGCTCGGACGAGGAAATCGAAATTCGGGTGCGGTTGCCGAAGAAAGACCGCGTATTGTCGACGCTGGATGGTCTGAAGCTGCGCACCACGACTGGGCTTGTCCCCCTGTCCAACTTCGTCACCCGCAAGCCAGTGCCCAGCCTTGCGCAAATCGACCGCGTGGATCAAAGTCGATATTTCGATGTGAAGGCAGGTGTGCAGGATGGACTTGTTCGTTTGACGGATTCCGACGGCGCGGAACAATTTTTCAATGTGGATGAGGCCGACCGGATCATGGCAACCGAAAATGGCGCGGATCTGACCCGCACACCAGTCACCCCCGGCGACCGGATCGCGAGCCTGACCGCCTGGATTGAAAGCACCGATTTGCCCGCAGGAGTGACCTATGAATGGACCGGTGATCAGGAAGATCAAGCCGAAAGCCAAGCGTTCCTTGGGCAGGCCTTCATTGGCGCACTTGGGTTGATGTTCATCATCCTGCTGGCGCAGTTCAACAGCCTGTACAACTCGGTTCTGGTGCTGCTGGCAGTGGTTCTGTCCACAACCGGCGTTTTGGTTGGGATGATGGTGATGCAGCAGCCATTCTCGATCATCATGACCGGCACAGGGATCGTCGCGCTGGCGGGGATCGTGGTGAACAACAACATCGTTCTGATCGACACCTATCAGGACTATTCGCGCTATATGCCGAAGATCGAAGCGATCACCCGCACCGCTGAAGCCCGCATTCGTCCGGTGCTGCTGACCACGATCACCACCATGGCAGGTCTGGCACCTATGATGTTCGGGCTGTCGCTGGATTTCTTCAACGGCGGCTATTCGATCGACGCGCCAACGGCCCTTTGGTGGAAGCAACTGGCAACCGCCGTGGTCTTTGGGCTGGGGATCGCGACCGTACTGACGTTGATCTTCACGCCGTCTATGTTGGCGTTGCGAGTGTGGCTGTCAGCGGGTGCCTATCGCTCGGCCAACGGGTTGCGGGCCTTGGCCCAGCGGTCTGGTCAGACGGCGCGTGATGTGGCGCTTGAAAAGGCCGCGCGCAAGCAGCCAATCCACGAGGTGTTGTGGGTCACAGAAAGCGATCTGGACGGCGCGCCAGACACAGGCCAGAGCGACATGGTTGGTCAGGATGACGCCACGCCGGTTTCCGAAGGTGAGGCTGAGGCTGAGGCAAAGCCCTCAAAAGGCCGCGGCAAACCACCGCTTCGGGCCGCAGAGTGA